From the Cucumis sativus cultivar 9930 chromosome 5, Cucumber_9930_V3, whole genome shotgun sequence genome, the window AGAGCAAAAGAGCCTTGCCACTCAAGCCACCCACGTGGATGGATATGGTCTCCCATGGAAGACACCATGTACACCACTCGAGAGTATAGTTTCCAAGGTCGACCTAGAAATGTGGGGAAAGAACCCTTGGACGCTTCAAGGTCGCCGGTGGCTACGATCTTGCAAGCGTGGATTGAGATTCCTGTGTTTTGGTTCGGGTCCTTTCGGTCTTGTGCTGTTATCGTGTTTTTTTGTCCTGCCATTGGCTTTCGAGCGTAGATGTTGCAACTTTGGAAAACCACTACAGCGTTGCCGAAGATGAAGTCTATTGTTCCGTAGATGTCGCACTCCCGGAAGAATTGACGGTTAGAGTGCACGTAGAGAGTGTCTTGATATCCAATGATGTTGCAATGGTATACCACCGCGTGGTCTGCACTCAACCGTAATGCCACTGCTTGGTGCTTACTTGGTCCTGCCGTATTCTCAAACGTCATGTCTCGTAGAATTATGTTTGTTCCTGAACCCGCTgtttacaacaaaaaaaaaattaacatattaAACATTGACATaccatttaaatcttaataatgtttaatgtttaaGTCCTCATGACACAATCATGAACCATAGATTATGTGATGAGAGATGGagaacttttgaaataaaagtcaataattaatttctaacatcTATCCTTATCTCCATGGAGAGTAAGCTTTTGGCATCTCTATTTGGACCATATTAGATTcccatttgaaaaaagaaaactttttacCAACTTGTGGAAGTAAGCATGATGCAAGAAACATGGGAATAATACTACTATGACTTTTCTAAATCATCATGAACAATTGGGATATTCCATTccatttcattctttttattattattctcatcttcttcttcttcttcttccaaaaattattaatattataacaatttattagaGTGGAATactttacaaattaattatgataggcacaatatattatataataatgaaagaCACATCATCTTTCTTATAGAGATAacaaaaagatttttaaaacacCTACTATAGAATCTTCttataatatgaataataataataataaccctTTAATACAACTTGCCTAATTACGACTATCATATGATACTTTATTATCTTTTGAAAGATGATCAAAGTTTTATAATACCCTtagtaataaaagaatatttatgatgatatatatttaataatatgcCATGTGAAAATGTTACGTCAAAGATTGAATTTGTAAGCCTCAGTTTAGTAGTAAACGTATACACTAGCATagcatataattattaaaaaaatatgaatggtGTGTGTTTTTTcctacaaaaataattaatgatgaaGACTCCTTGACAAAACACAGCTGGAATCTACTGTTTCTCTTATGATTATTTGgatataaatcaaacaattatttttatagcCCATTAAATGCTACCAAAGTAGCTTAATTTGTCACTATCTTGAAATATAAccccaatttttttaaacaaaaattatgataataattattattattactatagaaattatttttttaattaatattatttcgTTCTCTAAACTCTCAAAACTACCACAAGGATTTAAACTTACTGTATTATTGTACGTATTAAATACTCGTTAAATATCTAATATTCTAACAAATCTACATGCATATGGGTCCATTTtgatattcatatattttatatgaaaatttttaaatctactTCTTAATTTGGGGatgatatgattttgaaaattgaatagacaaaaagaaagtttaagaagaaaaaggtgaTATAGTATGGCCACTTTTAGTACTAAGGCCGGACGACCATAATTCCAAGCCCTAGATATCCGGTGTGTTAGAATTAAAAGCCTTCATTTCtattcaaaaatcaaattaattatttaattaattttaaattaagcttatactactaatttgttattaactttttccaaaaaaaacaatttaagattttttaactctattttaattaattatgtatgGAGAGAATTTTGAgtaaaaaggaataaaaatgaaaagaaaagaaaagaggaaaggAGGGTGAGAGAGTATATACCAAAGGTGGCGGTGCGAAAAGTGGTAACTTTGTCATAAACACTTTTGCCACCTGAAATGACAGTTATGCCCTTCCCATCTCCCACGAACatcaagtttgttttcttccttccCACCTTCAAATTCTCCTCTTCGTACctacaaatttacatttatctCCCTGCTATTACTCCACaccatttctcaatttattattatcaaaacatcctaattttaattttaattaaataaataaattctcCTAAAAATGTTTccctttaaatatatatatactgaTAATTATTCTAATGAtgggttattttatttattcatgtgttgaattttattgattttaaatttttggttgTTATTAAGAGTTATTATTATGAAAGCAACTAAATTGAAAAGgacttaaattaattattgtgaGGGgacatataaaatattgttttgattgtataattattatcatgatattaaaaaaaaactacggACTTTAGGAATTGGTAAAGTAACAGCTTTGCATGATTATGACACTGAAGTCaataaaacttttctttttccttctttcccTGCTTCCTTTTGATTAATCTTGGTTAGTTATGGCTTAATCacaaccattttctttctccactttcccaagaaaaagaagtttcaCTAATAATCATTCGAATTTTGAAAGgtaaaaaagattaagaaaattaacttaataattaattataaagaaaatcatCATCCACTACTCTCTAACAATCCAACTAACTATACCCCTAGATTTCTAGCTATCTTCTTCAAactaaagtttttaaaaccaCCTATTACATTACTAGCAAAAATGTATTAATCAAAGGgcaaatatatgtatatatagtcTCTTGTAGACATTGAAACACtatacttttagaaaaataattactatGTGTATCTCTGACTAAACACTAGTGTCCACTCATAAGTCGACACGTGCTAAAAGTATGATAGTTTAGAGTGCAGTGataatttaaatagtaaaaaagatGTATATGAGAATATTTAGAGAAAAGTATAGTTATgccaaaataaacaataactGAGCTGAGAGTTGATTTCCTAagagtatttaaaaaaagggtATAGTTAATTCTTACTTTCCAGCCTTAATGTAGATGATGATCCGGCGGCCACTCGACGACGGAGCGGCCTCAATGGCCTCAGCCACCGTCTTGAATTTGCCAGAACCATCCTTAGCAACCACAATATCCGCTTGAATCGTCGATAGGGGAGCAGCCAAAAGCCGCCGATCCTTCCCACTCAACCACGCAGGAAACCCCTCATGATCACCACCATTCTCCGCCGCCCACGACGTCGTACTACTCTCCATCAACCGCCGCCGCTTTCTATTCTCCACTGGCAAATCCCCACCACCAAACCCAGAAAATATGGCCAAAGAATTACTAATCATCTCCGACAAATCACTCAACTTGGCCTCCACCTCATCCTTAACACCCAAGTCAGCCACATCTTGAAATCCAGCCGTACACGTGTCGTGGTAAGTCAATGCAGCACTAAGCCACGTCATGATATCATGATTGGAAGCATCCttagagaaaagagagagagaaaaggcaTCAATGGCGTCGTTTAAAAGCTCCATACAATCTTCATAAGCGGAATGAGCCAAAGGGTCCTTAGAGATTTGTAAGACAGGGATTTGAGATGTGGAGTAAAGAGCTTTGGTGAGATGCTGAAGAGTTAAGTTGAGAGAGATATGAACAAGATCATGAACGTCGGCCGATTGTGCGCCGGGGAAGGATAGAAGAGAGGAGAGGCAAAGAGATGGGTAGAGCGTGTGGCTACACGCGCGGGAGATGGCTTGGGAAGGCTTGTTGTGAGGGAAATGGGGTTGGCTAGATGTCATATGTGATCGAACAAGGATAGCCGCGGAAACGACTGAAGCAGCAATAAGGAGAACGGACATGAAAGAGATGATTAGGATACGAGAGCGACGACGGAGGGAGGAGGAGGGTGGAGGGGGATCATTGCCGGAGAGGCGGAAGGAAGCTGCCGGAGTGGTGTTGGCGGAGTGGGAGGTGTGGAGCTTGTTGTA encodes:
- the LOC101216816 gene encoding probable pectinesterase/pectinesterase inhibitor 61; its protein translation is MNNNNSYNKLHTSHSANTTPAASFRLSGNDPPPPSSSLRRRSRILIISFMSVLLIAASVVSAAILVRSHMTSSQPHFPHNKPSQAISRACSHTLYPSLCLSSLLSFPGAQSADVHDLVHISLNLTLQHLTKALYSTSQIPVLQISKDPLAHSAYEDCMELLNDAIDAFSLSLFSKDASNHDIMTWLSAALTYHDTCTAGFQDVADLGVKDEVEAKLSDLSEMISNSLAIFSGFGGGDLPVENRKRRRLMESSTTSWAAENGGDHEGFPAWLSGKDRRLLAAPLSTIQADIVVAKDGSGKFKTVAEAIEAAPSSSGRRIIIYIKAGKYEEENLKVGRKKTNLMFVGDGKGITVISGGKSVYDKVTTFRTATFAGSGTNIILRDMTFENTAGPSKHQAVALRLSADHAVVYHCNIIGYQDTLYVHSNRQFFRECDIYGTIDFIFGNAVVVFQSCNIYARKPMAGQKNTITAQDRKDPNQNTGISIHACKIVATGDLEASKGSFPTFLGRPWKLYSRVVYMVSSMGDHIHPRGWLEWQGSFALDTLYYGEYMNSGPGAAVGQRVKWPGYRVITSTVEASKFTVGQFIYGSSWLPSTGVSFSAGLSTN